The Candidatus Baltobacteraceae bacterium genome includes a window with the following:
- a CDS encoding PilZ domain-containing protein gives MFADLMDWFGSRAQERRDAPRARMPYKVACSSNGLTWSPVMGIDIGVGGISILSQHGLHKTELDFKLTIGSRMIPCRMAVVRHEGAIQAGNKLHKYALRFVSMKRDDQDAMLRWLRGAPLEDKNKAQQELAAVRVSPDDVNRLFPKAIQDRLHAELVSRKRLAPPDGKHSPLVAYYYGGVVTKNGKRLHHLAIESKISHTTHNHHHSEARHRTRFTFDDGATEITVLD, from the coding sequence ATGTTCGCGGACCTGATGGACTGGTTCGGTTCCCGTGCGCAGGAGCGCCGGGACGCCCCTCGCGCCCGTATGCCCTACAAGGTGGCTTGCAGCTCTAACGGCCTGACCTGGAGCCCGGTCATGGGCATCGACATCGGCGTGGGCGGAATCTCGATACTCTCACAGCACGGCCTGCACAAAACCGAACTCGACTTCAAATTAACCATCGGTTCGCGGATGATCCCTTGCCGCATGGCGGTCGTCCGTCACGAAGGCGCGATTCAAGCCGGCAACAAGCTGCACAAATACGCGCTGCGTTTCGTCTCGATGAAGCGCGACGATCAAGACGCGATGCTTCGGTGGCTGCGCGGAGCTCCGCTCGAAGACAAAAACAAGGCGCAGCAAGAGCTTGCCGCCGTTCGCGTTAGCCCCGACGACGTCAATCGGCTTTTTCCGAAAGCCATTCAAGATCGTCTGCATGCGGAGCTTGTCTCACGCAAACGTCTCGCGCCTCCGGATGGAAAACACTCACCACTCGTCGCGTATTACTACGGTGGCGTGGTTACGAAGAACGGCAAGCGTCTGCACCATCTCGCGATCGAATCGAAGATCTCGCACACGACGCACAACCACCATCATTCGGAAGCGCGTCATCGCACCCGTTTCACGTTTGACGACGGCGCAACCGAGATTACGGTCTTAGACTAA